CAAATTCTCCCTCAGAATTTTTCTCAGAGATAACTATAAGCATGCATGCCTACTCAGTTGTTAAggcctgtccgattctttgtgaccccatggactgcagcctgccaggctcctctgtccatgggatttcccgggcaagaacactggagtggttgccagaccctcctccagggaatcgcccccacccagggattgaacctgtgtctcctgcattgcaggcagattctttaccactgggccaccagggaaactcacaACTGTAAACTATAGAacattataaacaataaaaaagcaaaaaactagTCCAAAAGTTCAATGTTCTCCAAAGCTGTGCTAATCAAATTGGGTGACACATCAATGATCATGCAattgaaagaaatgggaaaatatatttcattcctGTGCTGAGGAAGCTGGGTGTCACAGGAAACGTGCAAGCTTTCAGAGAGTACGAGTTCGTTTAGGAATATAGTCACTTTAGATGCTTATTAGATGGAATCTAGGTTCATCCCTTTCTCCGAAAGTGAGGTCCTAAGAAAGGAGAATGAATGATTTCTGGCTGTTGGAGACTAAAATTGGCCGTTGCTTAAAGGAGGGGAAAACGGgtaagacaattttatttctgaaagaaataaaaattaccctGAAAGGGGCATAGGCGCATATATACACAATTAGGtgaaagagaagggggaggaaaagATAGAGGAAAGGAAGACATGGAAATAGAAGGCAGAATTAAATGGATGCTGATTGGGAACGTAAAAATCTAAAACAACACAGCAAGAAGGGCAAGTGTTAAGCCATAAAAAGGGAAAGGACAAGTCTTTCATTCACTTAATCGGTCATCTGAACAGAGGTCCACCCGCCTCACCTGAGAAGACACTTCTAAACAACACAACTAAAAAGGTGGAGTGAAAATCCAGAATGTAGATGTGAATGTTAAGCCAGCAATAGGTTGCGCGGGCCGCACTCCCGACTCTGCGAACGGCAGCGCTGCGCGTCCTCGCCCAGGAACTCGTCATCGCTGGGGTCGGCGCACGCTGGGCCGCCAACCCGTGGCTTCCCAGGGAGAGGCGATAGCCTGGTCTCCAGGGGCCAGCCAGGCCTCCAAACGCACGGAGCCGCTCCTGGGTCCCGGCGGGTGGACTTGCGGTTCTCCGGGGCCAGAGCAAAGCCGTGCATCCGCGCCCGGCGGCCCCAAACCCGCGGAGGACGCCTGGAGCGGCCGCTCCTGAACCCCAACCCAAGCGGGCTCCCAGCCGGGTCCACCCAGCGGGTGCCCGGCCTAGTTCCCGGGACCGCCCTCGCCACCGGCGGGGAGGGCGTGGGTGGGCGGGGCCGCGCGCCCCTCTATCTGAAATAACTGCAGCCTCCGGCGCCGCCTGGGGCgatgcgccaccaggaaagccgcTCCACCGGGCTCCCCCGCAGACCTGCGAGCCCCTTTTCTAATCTGCCAGGCTGAGCCGGGTGCCGGAGCCGGAGAGCTCGAGGTGAGTACCCCCTGGAGGGCAGTGAGTGTAAATTAAAGCGGCGTCGCGGCTGCAGCTTTGTGCGAGGCCGAGCGCCCAGCGCCTTCTGATTGTATGCGGCGTGGAGgctgctggctggctggctggctgtgtgtgtctgtctaccGTTGTTGTTATTGGAGTAagtttttcttgtttgattttgTTCTCAGATCCACTAGACGTTGTCGGGAGTGCTAACCTAGGTTAGCCCCCCTGATGTGCTGAGACTAATCAGATCCTGCTGATTGGGGAATATAAATAAGCCCCCGCTCAGAGCTCACGCTGAGTCTGGGGCTGTATTTTACTTATCAGGCATCAGCTTCTTATGGCATCCTTGTAATCTCACGCTGGACTCTGGTGTGTTTTGTTGCCCCAAAAGACTAAGCGGGAAGACACCACTAACTTGAGCATCCCATCGAGAAATCCAGAACACCCGTGGACAGAGACAGAGCAGGTACCTTGCTTAGCCAGATCTACCTCTGATTACTTTGAAAGATGAAAACCCCCTTTCCCCATGCCTCTGTAGCGGGACCGCCTCCTGATACTATCGCTGCTATACTGTAGCTCATGAAATTCTGGTTTACTGTTTCTATTAGTGAGTCAAGAGTAAAACTTCAATTCAGCAAATGCCTGTGCATCTTCTCTGGGCCGAGCAGACCTGGGGACAGGAGATACAAATATGAATTAAATACAGTTTCTGCCATTCAGGAGCTCAAAATCCAATGGGTCAGAATAtacaagaatatataatattaagaATATACAGTATACTTAATATAACAATTAAATTAGGTAGTGTGATTTACCCTGTACCTAATGATGTAAATAAAATGACCCGTTCACATATTTTTTAGCGTAAGGTCTTTAGAATTACAGCCCTATTTACTAGATTTTTGCTTTTGGGGGGTTTCCATAGAAGGTATGATAGGGTAAGTGGGGACAGGTCAGTGGTGGAGGTCTGATTCCTGGGCCTACACAGAAAGCTGCTGTGCTGGGTATGGAGGTTTGGCGCTTGCATTCATTCCTACCTGCTGCTAGCATTCCTTCCTGTACAGGAGAAACTGGaaagctgaaaacatttctcAGACTTTGGTCCATTTAGAGTTCTGGATGTGAATTAGACTTCTGGATGGCTTGTCTGAGATCTCGGAGGCAGAGATGAGACAGAGACCGTCTCCCTGATATTTTTTTGGCTCTTTTATGTTGGCACAGAAGGTGCATGAGATGCTGGTGTCCAGTTTCCAGAACTGTGGGTGTAGGGACGGACTTAGAGTAACCAGTCTCAGCATGCCATATTGAATCATCAGCTTTCTGGCTATCAGGAGGCAGTGCGGGGTGACAGAAAACAGATTCTAAGTTCCTTGCCCAGATAAGCTTCCAGATCCCAGCTTCTCAGGGGTCAGAGCTACAGTATGTTCTTGAACTCCACGGTTTCTCCTGATAGTGGCAAAAATAGTGTATTCCCCAGTGCCTCATCCACTGGTGTTCTAGAAGTTGCTCCTGGAGGCCCAGCCAAGACCCTGCACTCGTAGCCCTTTCAACAATCTCTAGCCTTTCGCCAAGTCACCTAATTCTTTCTATAAAATCTCTTTTGGCTTAAAATAACTTGGCATGGTTTCTGTTTTCCGCTCAACCCTGCATAATATGTTTGCTATGTAGCCTCCAAAAGTCACCCGAACCTAatctcttcagtttctttagatGGGGAATGAAACCATGAGATGAGATCCAGGGGCTGACAGTGATTTTAATGCCTTCAGTTGGACCCTGTTCTCTCTTGTTTCTACAGAACCGCATATTTGAGTTGGCCCCTGAAGGAACTTGAGTTTGTTACCCATAGAACAGACTATCTCTGAAGTCTCTTATTTGACAAGTATAAGGTAaaacatttcttcatttaaaacattCTCAGAGTATGTTATGTAACAAGGGATTGCTCACTATCTGGTTCATTAGTtctgttattttgtttgtttgtttatatgaagattattttattttatatttatttgttagactgtgccgggtcttagttgagacatgctggatctttagttgctgTATGCTAACTCCTAATTGCTGCATGTGGggtgtagttccctgaccaggtatcaaacctaggccccctaCAATGGGAgcgtgtggagtcttagccacctgaccaccagggaagtcccctctagTCCTGTTGATAATTGGGAGACCACTGGTTCttgggtcatagcaaacaccctcttccaacaacacaagagaagactctacacgtggacaactggacatggaacaacagactggttccaaataggaaaagaagtatgtcaagtctgtatattgtcaccctgcttatttaacttatatgcagagtacatcatgaggagccctgggcttgaagaagcacaagctggaatcaagattgccgggagaaatatcaataacctcagatgtgcagatgataccacccttatggcagaaagtgaagaggaactcaaaaacctcttgatgaaagtgaaagagcagagtgaaaaagttggcttaaagctcaacattcagaaaacaaagatcatggcatccggtcccatcacttcatggcaaatagatggggaaacagtggaaacagtgtcagactttatttttgggggctccaaaatcactgcagatggtgactgcagccatgaaattaaaagacgcttactccttggaagcaaagttatgaccaacctagatagcatattcaaaagcagagatattactttgccaacaaaggtccgtctagtgaaggctatggtttttccagtggtcatgtatggatgtgagagttggactgtgaagaaagctgagcaccaaagcattgatgcttttaaactgtggtgttggagaagactcttgagagtcccttggactgcaaggagatccaaccagtccattctgaaggagatcagccctgggtgttctttggaaggactgatgctaaagctgaaactccagtactttgggcacttcatgcgaagagttgactcattggaaaagatgctgatgctgggagggattgggggcaggaggagaaggggatgacagaggatgagatggctggatggcatcaccgactcgatggacgtgagtttgagtgaattccgggagttggtgatggacaggtgctgtgattcatggggtcacaaagagtcagacacaactgagtgactgcactggtTCTTGGTTGGCACACAAACCCTAATGATAGATTTTTCCTCTGGGGGAAAAGAATTTACATCTTTGGTCACATAAAGCATAGGAAGATGGTGTGTGGGGACATGGAGCTACCTGTATATGCACTTGTGTAATGAGGGAGCATTCTTTGTAGTCATGGGTGATGCATGCTAAGGAGGGTGCAATTGTGGTTAAGTTCTGAAGAGCTTTTAACAGCCTTATAGAgctgttagggcttcccaggtggcactagtggtgaagaatccacctgccaatgcaggagaggtaagagactatggttcgatccctggatctagaagatcccctggaggaaggcatgacaacccactccagtattctggcctagaaaatcccatggacagaggagcctggcaggctacagtccatagggtcacaaagagtcagacatgactgaaacgtcTTGGTACGCATGCGTGCATAAAGCTATTAAGTATATCTGGCCAATACAAATGAAAGctctttgtggtttttttttaggAATCTATTATTTATGTTTCTGTAGTTCACAAGGAGGAATGAAAGGTGTGAGTTTACTAGTGTCTCTTATCTGTGCTCTTCAGCATGGCACATGTGTGCTGCTTTCCTATAAGATTATAGGAAAATCTTGGAAAGATAAAGTACTAGGGGAATTTGGGGGACTCCATGATGTACTTAGTACTGGTTTAAGATTTTCTGCGACATAGGCATTGtcaccattttgcagatgaagaaaatgatccAGATTGACTGAGTAACTCGCCCCAAATAGCCCAATTAGGAGGATTCATTAATTCACACAAGGATTCACATTCAGGGCTTTCATGTCGATTTTCCTCTGACCACtctatattttgcatattatgcTCATTATGCTCTCGTTGGCATTGGTGTGCGCAAACTTCCctatatgtaattttcttttcaccCCTTATCCTTTAATCATGCGTTTCCTCTGCCTATGatggtctttattttctttacgAGATTAAGTCATTTTTCAAGGCTTGATTCAAGTATGAGCCAAGCAGGGCAGTATCTCCTCTCCCCTGTTTAACTCTATGCCTGCACGTCTTACGTTATAATTAAATGACCTTAAGGTGGCACCCACTGCTATAACAGATAATCTCAAAAACCTCAGTAACTTAACACAGTAGAAACTTAATTCTTACTCATATAAAATCTAGCCAGATGTTCAGCTGGTGGCCTTCTACTCAGTGATTCAGGAACTCTAACTCTTTATATTATGGCTTTGCAATCCCCTAAGGCCTTGGAGTCCTTAGTTTCTAGGAAATGGACAGGAAAAGAGAGAACATGTGGAGGATTACATGGGAAATTTCTTACAGCAATGGAAGTACAATACATCATTGATGCCCATATCCCCTTGCCAGACTCGGGGACTTGCCAAACTGacctgcaagggaggctgggaaatgtcaGCTATCTGTGTGCCCAGGCAGCAAAAGAAACAGGTTTGGTGAGCACATAGCAATCTTTGTCCCTTTCTTAAGAAGAAGAGACTGCGTCTAAGTCATCTTAATATCTCAGTGCTTTACACACCATAGAGACCCAGTGAAAGTCTGATGAACTTCACTCATTGTGAAAAGATGGGGTTGCTTAACCCATGTGCCTAAAATCAAAACTTACCACACTCCATTATGGTTGCCTAGGAAATGAATTGTCATTCTCTGACTAGGTAGCAACCTTTGAGTATAGGAACAATTTACATTTCAAATCCCCAAAACAAGGACTACAACACAATaagagcttaataaatgtttgttgaatgaatgaatgagtcctCAGGGCGAAAAAGGGACAGAGTTAGTCTATATGAAGTTAGGAAATACTGATcgggaaggtgacatttgagttaTGAGAATGACTAGTAGAACTTTACCAAGTagagaaagtaaaatataaaaccttAGACAGCGATGGTAGTGGTGTTTTTGTTGCTCTTGTTTTATTTACTTCATGAGTAGAAgtttagaaaacaataaaatgtttgtaaacctaactttttaaaattcagtattcaAATATTACAACTAAACTTCAGGGAtaggacagaaaaaaatatataaaatgacaagCTATGTAATCTCTAATGACAAAAAAAATGGTGCTAAAAAACTTGGCTCTGATTTTTAGCTATTGAAATGCTGTTTCTAgatattttttgagaaatttcaaTAATACAAAGGCAGTGCTTGTCCTCTATGAAGATCAAGAAGGCAGGGAGACATGTATAGGCCAAAGGTTCCccatcactgctcctttcctgaGCTTCTCAAAGCTGGCTCTGCAACAGTCACCTGTTGTATTGGTTAGGATGTTTTTGGCTGAGTATCAGGATATTCAGCCAAAGCTGTCTTCAAAAATACTAGCTtctcctctatgacccacctcccagaatattggaaataaaagcaaaaataaacaaatgggacctaattaaccttaaaagcttctgcacatcaaaggaaactattagcaaggtgaaaagacagccttcagaatgggagaaaataatagcaaatgaagcaaccgacaaacaactaatctcaaaaatatacaagcaactcctacagctcaactccagaaaaataaatgacccaatcaaaaaatgggccaaagaactaaatagacatttctccaaagaagacatacagatggctaacaaacacatgaaaagatgctcaacatcactcattatcagagaaatgcaaatcaaaaccactctgaggtaccatttcacaccagtcagaatggctgcgatccaaaagtctacaaataataaatgctggagagggtgtg
This is a stretch of genomic DNA from Bos mutus isolate GX-2022 chromosome 6, NWIPB_WYAK_1.1, whole genome shotgun sequence. It encodes these proteins:
- the LOC138988266 gene encoding uncharacterized protein — its product is MNASAKPPYPAQQLSVNSKPEFHELQYSSDSIRRRSRYRGMGKGGFHLSKGSQVCGGARWSGFPGGASPQAAPEAAVISDRGARGPAHPRPPRRWRGRSRELGRAPAGWTRLGARLGWGSGAAAPGVLRGFGAAGRGCTALLWPRRTASPPAGTQERLRAFGGLAGPWRPGYRLSLGSHGLAAQRAPTPAMTSSWARTRSAAVRRVGSAARATYCWLNIHIYILDFHSTFLVVLFRSVFSVSSLSHQTTVISEQTIKRLMYLKTQILVNNDIIKRSHFH